One window of Desulfarculus baarsii DSM 2075 genomic DNA carries:
- the lpxC gene encoding UDP-3-O-acyl-N-acetylglucosamine deacetylase has protein sequence MTIYQRTLSRPVACTGIGLHSGRRINLCLRPAEPDTGVVFKRTDIPDSPLIPGDVNAVVSTEMCTTVGSGGACVATVEHLMSALAGVGVDNVLVEVDAPEIPVMDGSSAPFVFLLKHTGLKSQDQPRKYFAVRREVCVSEGDKFLKVLPADHFSVDYTIEFDHPLIRRQRMVYSQKNGSYDRQLSRARTFGFLSEFRRLQEANLALGGSLDNAVVVDDYRVLNDDGLRFDDEFVRHKVLDFVGDMALVGRPIMGAFVAHKSGHALNNKLFRKFLADPQAWQLVSPEAAPLDFEAAGALAMPQQAVA, from the coding sequence ATGACAATCTACCAGCGGACACTGAGTCGACCCGTGGCCTGCACCGGCATCGGGCTCCATTCGGGAAGGCGCATCAACCTGTGCCTGCGGCCGGCCGAGCCGGACACGGGCGTGGTCTTCAAGCGCACCGACATTCCCGACTCGCCGCTGATCCCCGGCGACGTCAACGCCGTGGTCTCCACCGAGATGTGCACCACCGTGGGCTCCGGCGGCGCGTGCGTGGCCACGGTCGAGCACCTGATGAGCGCCCTGGCCGGCGTGGGCGTGGACAACGTCCTGGTGGAGGTCGACGCCCCCGAGATCCCGGTCATGGACGGCTCCAGCGCGCCGTTCGTCTTTTTGCTCAAGCACACCGGCCTGAAAAGCCAGGACCAGCCGCGCAAGTACTTCGCCGTGCGCCGCGAGGTCTGCGTCAGCGAAGGCGACAAATTCCTCAAGGTGCTGCCGGCCGATCACTTCTCGGTGGACTACACCATCGAGTTCGATCACCCGCTGATCCGCCGCCAGCGCATGGTCTATTCGCAGAAAAACGGCTCTTACGACCGCCAGCTCAGCCGGGCGCGCACCTTCGGTTTCCTCAGCGAATTCCGCCGCCTGCAAGAGGCCAACCTGGCCCTGGGCGGCTCGCTGGACAACGCCGTGGTCGTCGACGACTACCGCGTGCTCAACGACGACGGCCTGCGTTTCGACGACGAATTCGTCCGCCACAAGGTGCTCGACTTTGTCGGCGACATGGCCCTGGTCGGCCGGCCGATCATGGGTGCTTTCGTGGCCCACAAATCGGGCCACGCCCTCAACAACAAGCTTTTCCGCAAGTTCCTGGCCGACCCCCAGGCCTGGCAACTTGTCTCGCCCGAGGCCGCGCCGCTGGATTTCGAGGCCGCCGGCGCGCTGGCCATGCCCCAGCAGGCCGTGGCCTGA
- a CDS encoding MerR family transcriptional regulator has product MHLINEVSRRVDLSQKRIREYEKEGFIKPLREAKTNNRLYSDFDIAQIRRITALIHERGFTLACLRNLLLMAPCWNIFGCAQKELCPAYHRPHTPCYEVRRTDQTLCQGPCPRCAIFLNRGHDAVAVLERQGHGHAGAGDA; this is encoded by the coding sequence ATGCATCTGATCAACGAAGTCTCGCGGCGGGTGGACCTGTCGCAAAAACGCATCCGCGAGTATGAAAAAGAAGGCTTCATCAAACCCCTGCGCGAGGCCAAGACCAACAACCGCCTCTACAGCGACTTCGATATCGCCCAGATCCGGCGCATCACCGCCCTCATCCACGAGCGCGGCTTCACCCTGGCCTGCCTGCGCAATCTCCTGCTGATGGCCCCCTGTTGGAACATCTTCGGCTGCGCCCAGAAAGAGCTGTGCCCGGCCTATCACAGACCGCACACCCCCTGCTACGAGGTGCGGCGCACCGACCAGACCCTCTGCCAGGGCCCCTGCCCGCGTTGCGCCATCTTCCTCAACCGAGGCCACGACGCCGTCGCCGTGCTCGAACGCCAAGGCCACGGCCACGCCGGCGCGGGCGATGCCTGA
- the tatC gene encoding twin-arginine translocase subunit TatC yields the protein MPEPQDKAIQDETPFVDHDEEPAAPPLGHMSFMDHLDELRVRLVRIGWGLLACFILTYAFKENIYHFLTEPLRQAAPQGVELIYLDPTEAFFTYIKAAFLAAVVLCAPWIFYQLWRFVAPGLYDRERRMVWPFVISSSTLFVGGAVFCFLAVFPFAFEFFRSFETSQAKPPTALEQAAGPELQKPGFREMVRAEVAEQLRQAGGAAVVAKLPEDKAGQLARQIEDNVLERAIVALSAGQAVASGPGPGQLEIKAQFTMRNYLAFTTTLLFAFGVIFETPLVLVFLGRVGVVNAAKLRKTRKYAILAAFVIGAVLTPPDVTTQIFMAVPMMLLYEVSIWLVAATERKKAAREAQEEQEESEDED from the coding sequence ATGCCTGAGCCCCAGGACAAGGCCATCCAGGACGAAACGCCCTTTGTCGATCACGACGAGGAGCCGGCCGCGCCGCCCTTGGGCCACATGAGCTTCATGGACCACCTGGACGAGCTGCGCGTGCGCCTGGTGCGCATCGGCTGGGGCCTGCTGGCCTGTTTCATCCTGACCTACGCCTTCAAGGAAAACATCTATCATTTCCTGACCGAGCCCCTGCGCCAGGCCGCGCCCCAGGGCGTCGAGTTGATCTACCTCGACCCCACCGAGGCCTTTTTCACCTACATCAAGGCCGCCTTCCTGGCCGCGGTGGTGCTGTGCGCGCCGTGGATTTTCTATCAACTATGGCGTTTCGTGGCCCCGGGGCTTTATGACCGCGAGCGGCGCATGGTCTGGCCGTTCGTGATCAGTTCGTCGACGTTGTTCGTAGGCGGGGCGGTGTTTTGCTTTTTGGCGGTGTTTCCCTTCGCCTTCGAGTTTTTCCGCAGTTTCGAGACCAGCCAGGCCAAGCCGCCGACGGCGTTGGAGCAAGCGGCCGGCCCGGAGCTGCAAAAGCCGGGCTTCCGCGAGATGGTGCGGGCCGAGGTGGCCGAACAACTGCGCCAGGCCGGTGGCGCGGCCGTGGTGGCCAAGCTGCCGGAGGACAAGGCCGGCCAGTTGGCCCGCCAGATCGAGGACAACGTTTTGGAGCGGGCCATCGTGGCCCTGAGCGCCGGCCAGGCCGTGGCCAGCGGACCCGGGCCGGGTCAGTTGGAGATCAAGGCCCAGTTCACCATGCGCAACTATCTGGCCTTCACCACCACGCTGTTGTTCGCCTTTGGCGTGATTTTCGAAACGCCACTGGTGCTGGTGTTTCTGGGTCGGGTGGGCGTGGTCAACGCCGCCAAGCTGCGCAAGACGCGCAAATACGCCATCCTGGCGGCCTTCGTGATCGGGGCTGTTCTCACCCCGCCCGACGTGACCACCCAGATTTTCATGGCCGTGCCCATGATGCTGCTCTACGAGGTGTCGATCTGGCTGGTGGCGGCCACCGAGCGCAAAAAAGCCGCGCGAGAAGCCCAAGAAGAACAAGAAGAAAGCGAAGACGAGGATTGA
- a CDS encoding DegT/DnrJ/EryC1/StrS family aminotransferase: MPGFEWLGREEKEAVVDVMDRGVLFRYEFAEKRGDAWRVRQFEEAFAAYAGAKHALAVTSGSAALKVALCALGVGPGDEVITQGFTFVATWEAILDCGAEPVFCEIDDTLCMDPADLEKKITPRTRCIVPVHMMGAPADIGRIKAVADAHGVPVLEDTAQAAGCFLNGRHMGTFGKVGTFSFDAVKTLTTGEGGMVITDDADLWRRASEYHDHGHDHRPVGRGNEGRNFFGFNFRMMELQGAIGLAQLAKMPAMVQTYQKHKNAMLEALGQVPGLSPRRVADRSGDAATFVSWFLPDAQAAARFNKSLADSGCGAVPWGVNTWHSYPNWEQLHAGATPIASGWPFKRPGGADLRFGPADLPNTKELLGRCLSWQIMLNWDDAKIEAMRQAVAKAAKEL, translated from the coding sequence ATGCCTGGATTCGAGTGGTTGGGCCGCGAGGAAAAAGAGGCCGTGGTCGATGTGATGGACCGGGGCGTGCTGTTTCGTTACGAGTTTGCCGAAAAACGCGGCGACGCCTGGCGCGTGCGTCAGTTCGAGGAGGCCTTCGCCGCCTACGCCGGGGCCAAGCACGCCCTGGCCGTGACCTCGGGCAGCGCCGCGCTCAAGGTGGCCCTCTGCGCCCTGGGCGTGGGCCCGGGCGATGAAGTGATCACCCAGGGCTTCACTTTCGTGGCCACCTGGGAGGCCATCCTCGACTGCGGGGCCGAGCCGGTCTTCTGCGAAATCGACGACACCCTGTGCATGGACCCGGCCGACCTGGAAAAGAAAATCACCCCCCGCACCCGCTGCATCGTGCCCGTGCACATGATGGGCGCGCCCGCCGACATCGGCCGCATCAAGGCCGTCGCCGACGCCCACGGCGTGCCCGTGCTGGAGGACACCGCTCAGGCCGCCGGCTGCTTCCTGAACGGCCGTCACATGGGAACCTTCGGCAAGGTCGGCACCTTCAGCTTCGACGCGGTCAAGACCCTGACCACCGGCGAGGGCGGCATGGTCATCACCGACGACGCCGACCTCTGGCGGCGGGCCAGCGAATACCACGACCACGGCCACGACCACCGACCCGTGGGCCGCGGCAACGAGGGCCGCAACTTTTTCGGCTTCAACTTCCGCATGATGGAGTTGCAGGGGGCCATTGGCCTGGCCCAGTTGGCCAAGATGCCGGCCATGGTCCAGACGTATCAAAAGCACAAAAACGCCATGCTCGAGGCCCTGGGCCAAGTGCCCGGCCTGAGCCCGCGCCGGGTGGCCGACCGTTCCGGCGATGCGGCGACGTTTGTCAGTTGGTTTCTGCCCGACGCCCAGGCCGCGGCGCGCTTCAACAAATCCCTGGCCGATTCGGGTTGCGGCGCGGTGCCCTGGGGCGTCAACACCTGGCACTCCTACCCCAACTGGGAGCAACTGCACGCCGGGGCCACGCCCATCGCCAGCGGCTGGCCCTTCAAGCGCCCCGGCGGCGCGGACCTGCGCTTTGGCCCGGCGGATCTGCCCAACACCAAAGAGCTTCTGGGCCGCTGCCTGAGCTGGCAGATCATGCTCAACTGGGATGACGCCAAGATCGAGGCCATGCGCCAGGCCGTGGCCAAGGCGGCCAAGGAGCTTTAG
- the mobA gene encoding molybdenum cofactor guanylyltransferase, producing the protein MPEPPLGVVLAGGPGRRLGGGKPWRTVAGRRLIDLAVEKLAAACPRVAVVCAEVAAMADLTVEVLADRWPGQGPLGGLATAFLDTGAASVLLLAVDAPLVQPALLARLAQGDGRMRAVAPLGPLGPEPLLAWYSRDVLGQALGLLKGGQPRMKRLLGRHCTRFIGPAELAQLDPQGLSFINVNRPEDLALARRLMGECVKTDTSIAESVADGTQQPSAKSGPR; encoded by the coding sequence ATGCCTGAGCCGCCCCTGGGCGTGGTGCTGGCCGGCGGGCCGGGCCGCCGCCTGGGCGGCGGCAAGCCCTGGCGGACGGTGGCCGGCCGTCGGCTGATCGACCTGGCCGTGGAAAAGCTCGCCGCCGCCTGCCCACGGGTGGCGGTGGTCTGCGCCGAGGTGGCGGCCATGGCCGATCTGACCGTGGAGGTGCTGGCCGACCGCTGGCCGGGCCAGGGGCCGTTGGGCGGCCTGGCCACGGCCTTTCTCGACACCGGCGCGGCCAGCGTGCTGCTGCTGGCGGTGGACGCGCCCCTGGTCCAGCCGGCGCTGCTGGCCCGCCTGGCCCAAGGCGACGGGCGCATGCGGGCCGTGGCCCCGCTGGGCCCCCTTGGCCCGGAGCCCCTTTTGGCCTGGTATTCGCGCGATGTGCTGGGCCAGGCCCTGGGCCTGCTGAAGGGCGGCCAGCCGCGCATGAAGCGCCTGCTGGGCCGTCACTGCACGCGCTTCATCGGCCCGGCCGAACTGGCCCAATTGGACCCGCAAGGCCTCAGTTTCATCAACGTCAACCGGCCCGAGGACCTGGCCCTGGCCCGGCGGCTGATGGGCGAATGTGTCAAAACAGACACATCAATCGCCGAGAGTGTGGCCGACGGCACACAACAGCCCTCCGCGAAATCCGGCCCGCGCTGA
- the tatB gene encoding Sec-independent protein translocase protein TatB has protein sequence MFGIGMPELLLILVVALVVVGPRKLPDIAKNLGKGLSEFRRATDEFKSQLNENEVVKDVQNMREDFRQTVDAMNPRTVFDASAKLEPSEPKPDLAARQAVYQAIDDEQAAVAPTTPPPAPAAGQAQPKADA, from the coding sequence ATGTTCGGCATAGGCATGCCCGAGTTGCTGCTGATTCTCGTGGTGGCGCTGGTGGTTGTCGGTCCGCGCAAACTGCCCGATATCGCCAAGAACCTTGGCAAGGGGCTCAGTGAGTTCCGCCGGGCCACCGACGAATTCAAAAGCCAGCTCAACGAAAACGAAGTCGTCAAGGATGTCCAGAACATGCGCGAGGACTTCAGGCAGACCGTCGACGCCATGAACCCGCGCACGGTCTTCGACGCCTCGGCCAAACTCGAACCCAGCGAGCCCAAGCCCGACCTGGCCGCGCGTCAGGCCGTCTACCAGGCCATCGACGACGAACAGGCCGCCGTCGCGCCGACCACGCCTCCGCCGGCCCCGGCAGCCGGCCAGGCCCAGCCCAAAGCCGATGCCTGA
- the kdsB gene encoding 3-deoxy-manno-octulosonate cytidylyltransferase: protein MALHVVIPARYGSSRFPGKPLVDIGGKPMIQRVMERVAQAKGVQTVAVATDDQRIAQAVSAFGGRVVLTDRPMRTGSDRVAHAAAELGLGPDELVVNVQGDQPLLPPQLIDELSAVMLADADVLMATPVTPIRRPEEIADPNHVKAVMDVRGDALYFSRLAIPHPRDGGQVTFYKHLGVYIFRKGFLDIFAGLADGVLEEAEKLEQLRVLEHGYKLRCVISQFDSPEVDRPADAQRVAALLAGA, encoded by the coding sequence ATGGCCCTGCACGTGGTCATTCCGGCGCGTTACGGCTCCAGCCGTTTTCCGGGCAAGCCCCTGGTGGACATCGGCGGCAAACCCATGATCCAGCGCGTCATGGAGCGGGTGGCCCAGGCCAAGGGCGTGCAAACCGTGGCCGTGGCCACCGACGACCAACGCATCGCCCAGGCCGTGAGCGCCTTTGGCGGCCGGGTGGTGCTGACCGACCGACCCATGCGCACCGGCTCCGACCGCGTGGCCCACGCCGCCGCCGAGTTGGGGCTGGGGCCCGATGAACTGGTCGTCAACGTCCAGGGCGACCAACCCTTGCTGCCGCCCCAACTCATCGACGAGCTGTCGGCGGTCATGCTGGCCGATGCCGATGTGCTCATGGCCACGCCGGTGACGCCCATCCGCCGGCCCGAGGAGATCGCCGACCCCAACCACGTCAAGGCGGTGATGGACGTCCGCGGCGACGCGCTCTACTTTTCGCGCCTGGCCATCCCCCACCCCCGCGACGGCGGCCAGGTGACGTTTTACAAGCACCTTGGGGTCTATATCTTCCGCAAGGGCTTCCTGGACATCTTCGCCGGCCTGGCCGACGGCGTTCTGGAGGAGGCCGAAAAGCTCGAGCAACTGCGGGTGCTGGAGCACGGCTACAAGCTGCGCTGCGTGATCAGCCAGTTCGATTCGCCCGAGGTTGACCGGCCGGCCGACGCCCAGCGCGTGGCCGCGCTGCTGGCCGGGGCCTGA
- a CDS encoding sensor domain-containing diguanylate cyclase — translation MDSIGPALRESLVLMEDFVGKMVTLCPDAIIGVDRRGVVTIFNPAAERLTGYPAAEALGKLTIDVIYGSRQRAREIKKALYSDEYGGPGRLEGYETEGVSRQGVCAPVRLSAIVLFKDGQEVGSVGFFHDMTRRKQLEDELRRLSITDSLTGLYNRRQFHSVLHDETARACRYGRPLSLICLDLDNFKPFNDNFGHQVGDSILQLVATCARGVLRGQDTAFRVGGDEFCLLMVETNEDNATIAADRFRRAFNDQWPIAMSFLHKGMEPVYMSLGVAQLQPGEKPDSLLMRADLAMYEAKRAGGNRSVTAGACINRTREC, via the coding sequence ATGGACTCGATCGGACCCGCCCTCAGAGAAAGCCTGGTTTTGATGGAAGACTTCGTCGGCAAGATGGTGACCCTCTGCCCCGACGCCATCATCGGCGTCGACCGGCGCGGCGTGGTCACCATTTTCAACCCGGCGGCCGAACGCCTCACCGGTTATCCGGCCGCCGAGGCTCTGGGCAAACTGACCATCGACGTGATCTATGGCTCGCGCCAGCGGGCCCGCGAGATCAAAAAAGCCCTCTACAGCGACGAATACGGCGGCCCGGGCCGCCTGGAGGGTTACGAGACCGAGGGCGTCAGCCGTCAGGGCGTCTGCGCGCCGGTGCGCCTTTCGGCCATCGTGCTGTTCAAGGACGGCCAGGAGGTGGGCAGCGTGGGCTTTTTCCACGACATGACCCGCCGCAAACAACTCGAGGACGAACTGCGCCGGCTCTCCATCACCGACTCGCTCACCGGCCTCTACAACCGGCGGCAATTTCACAGCGTGCTGCACGACGAAACGGCCCGGGCCTGCCGCTACGGCCGGCCGCTGAGCCTGATCTGCCTGGATCTGGACAACTTCAAGCCCTTCAACGACAATTTTGGCCACCAGGTCGGCGATTCCATTTTGCAGTTGGTGGCCACCTGCGCCCGCGGCGTGCTGCGCGGCCAGGACACCGCCTTCCGCGTGGGCGGCGACGAGTTCTGCCTGCTGATGGTCGAGACCAACGAGGACAACGCCACCATCGCCGCCGACCGCTTTCGCCGCGCCTTCAACGATCAGTGGCCCATCGCCATGAGTTTCTTGCATAAGGGCATGGAACCGGTGTACATGAGCCTTGGCGTGGCCCAACTCCAGCCGGGCGAAAAGCCCGACAGCCTGCTCATGCGCGCCGACCTGGCCATGTACGAGGCCAAACGGGCCGGCGGCAACCGCAGCGTCACCGCCGGGGCGTGCATCAACCGCACCCGCGAGTGCTAG
- a CDS encoding PAS domain S-box protein, with protein sequence MTTHLDDNPGGQGPAGPDTDGPADQAGPPAGAGPPRGEERFRQLVEMLPETVFESDITARLTFANRQAFKTFGFSPRDFARGVSGYMLLAPEDRPRAFDYMASVAGGGPGEGVEFTALRKDGGVFPIMMYASPIVRQDEVVGFRGIVVDISGLKQAQEALRRSEEKYRLVVQNASEGLLVSVDLRFAFVNPKAEAILGHAAEALLGMTYRDVIHPDDLPAVVEISRQRARMDPAQSGASHACRVLRGDGRTVWVEFSGVPIDWDGRQGWLNFVSDVTARRQAHEEALLRAKLQAAIETAGAACHELNQPLQSIVLMAELTLAQLPANDPLRPRMEKMRQEMRRMAAITHRLSGITVYRSRDYLGAHSRILDLEGAGQAVGPPGDEQA encoded by the coding sequence ATGACGACCCATCTCGACGACAACCCGGGCGGCCAAGGGCCTGCCGGGCCAGACACCGACGGCCCGGCGGACCAGGCCGGGCCGCCCGCCGGGGCTGGCCCGCCGCGGGGCGAGGAGCGTTTTCGCCAACTGGTGGAGATGCTGCCCGAAACGGTCTTCGAGTCCGACATCACCGCCAGGCTGACCTTCGCCAATCGCCAGGCCTTCAAGACCTTCGGCTTTAGCCCGCGCGATTTCGCCCGTGGCGTCAGCGGCTACATGCTGCTGGCCCCCGAGGATCGACCCAGGGCCTTCGACTACATGGCCAGCGTGGCCGGCGGCGGCCCCGGCGAGGGTGTGGAGTTCACCGCCCTGCGCAAGGACGGCGGCGTTTTTCCGATCATGATGTACGCCTCGCCCATCGTGCGCCAGGACGAAGTGGTCGGGTTCAGGGGCATCGTCGTCGACATCAGCGGCCTCAAGCAGGCCCAGGAGGCCCTGCGTCGCTCCGAGGAAAAATATCGGTTGGTGGTGCAGAACGCCAGCGAGGGCCTGCTGGTCAGCGTGGATCTGCGCTTCGCCTTCGTCAACCCCAAGGCCGAAGCGATCCTGGGCCACGCCGCCGAGGCCCTGCTAGGGATGACCTACCGCGACGTGATCCACCCCGACGACCTGCCCGCCGTGGTCGAAATCTCCAGGCAGCGGGCGCGCATGGACCCGGCCCAGAGCGGGGCGTCCCATGCCTGCCGGGTGCTGCGCGGCGACGGCCGCACGGTCTGGGTGGAGTTCAGCGGCGTGCCCATCGACTGGGACGGCCGCCAAGGCTGGCTGAATTTCGTCAGCGATGTGACCGCCAGACGCCAGGCCCACGAGGAAGCCCTGCTGCGGGCCAAGCTCCAGGCGGCCATCGAGACCGCCGGCGCGGCCTGTCACGAACTGAATCAACCCCTGCAATCGATCGTCCTGATGGCCGAACTGACCCTGGCCCAACTGCCCGCCAACGACCCCCTGCGGCCGCGCATGGAAAAAATGCGCCAGGAAATGCGCCGCATGGCCGCCATAACCCACCGCCTCAGCGGCATCACGGTCTACCGTAGCCGCGACTACCTGGGCGCGCACAGCCGCATCCTCGACCTGGAAGGGGCCGGACAGGCCGTCGGCCCGCCCGGCGACGAACAGGCCTAG
- the uvrC gene encoding excinuclease ABC subunit UvrC, giving the protein MTSTDIQPAHGVEAIRQVLAHTPDNPGCYLMKDAAGQVIYVGKAKRLKARLGSYTRPPASHTYYTNKVEAMKAKVAAVEFVVTASDKEAVLLEHTLIKRHRPRYNVELRDDKSYPYFRLALADDFPRLSLVRRPNPADGARYFGPFDSAGAAKQTLRMLQRIFPLRRCADAALKNRVRPCLDFETGRCLGPCVGAIDREGYQQLARQVLEFFGGGGRRLAAEMEARMLAAAAEERFEDAARLRDRLRALQSTLERQQVSLTDGSQLDAVALHDAEGALRLAVLKVRLGRVEDSRVFEFESEALSPAEVMGQALLSLYATAPPPPLILLSHLPEEPELLAEVLAERAGRSVELRRPRRGDKRGLLELAMINAGQPRAAQDDDSGPALATLARKLNLAGPPRRMECVDISHLGGRLTVASVAAFEDGRPRKAGYRRYKLLGQEGAPDDYASMAQALERRLSGDDPPPDLLIVDGGKGQLAVAVDVLTRLRPAQAPALAAIAKGQAPGEPDRLFAPGRKNPLNLAARDRALLLVMRLRDEAHRFAVEYHKLLRSKALKRSILDEIPGVGPGRKKKLLTAFGSLAALKRASAREMVEQAGLDRPTAGRVEAFLAALDTLEGPQ; this is encoded by the coding sequence ATGACCAGCACCGACATCCAGCCAGCCCACGGCGTCGAGGCCATCCGCCAGGTTCTGGCCCACACGCCCGACAACCCCGGCTGCTATCTGATGAAAGACGCCGCCGGCCAGGTCATCTACGTGGGCAAGGCCAAGCGCCTCAAGGCCCGCCTGGGCTCCTACACCCGGCCGCCGGCCAGCCACACCTACTACACCAACAAGGTCGAGGCCATGAAGGCCAAGGTGGCCGCGGTGGAGTTCGTGGTCACGGCCTCGGATAAAGAGGCCGTGCTGCTGGAGCACACGCTGATCAAGCGCCATCGGCCGCGCTACAACGTCGAACTGCGCGACGACAAGAGCTATCCTTATTTTCGCCTCGCGCTGGCCGACGACTTCCCCCGCCTGAGCCTGGTGCGCCGGCCCAACCCGGCCGATGGCGCGCGCTACTTCGGGCCCTTTGACAGCGCCGGGGCGGCCAAGCAGACCCTGCGCATGCTCCAGCGCATCTTTCCCCTGCGGCGCTGCGCCGACGCGGCGCTGAAAAACCGCGTCCGGCCCTGCCTGGATTTCGAAACCGGCCGCTGCCTGGGCCCCTGCGTGGGGGCCATCGACCGCGAGGGTTATCAGCAACTGGCCCGCCAGGTGCTGGAGTTTTTCGGCGGCGGCGGCCGCCGTCTGGCCGCCGAGATGGAAGCCCGGATGCTGGCGGCCGCCGCCGAGGAGCGCTTCGAGGACGCCGCCCGCCTGCGCGACCGCCTGCGCGCCCTGCAAAGCACCCTGGAGCGCCAGCAAGTCTCGCTGACCGACGGCTCGCAGCTCGACGCCGTGGCCCTGCACGACGCCGAGGGCGCCCTGCGCCTGGCCGTGCTGAAGGTGCGCCTGGGCCGGGTGGAGGACAGCCGCGTCTTCGAGTTCGAGTCCGAGGCCCTGAGCCCGGCCGAGGTCATGGGCCAGGCCCTGCTTTCGCTTTACGCCACCGCGCCGCCGCCGCCGCTGATCCTGCTTTCGCACCTGCCCGAGGAGCCCGAGTTGCTGGCCGAGGTGCTCGCGGAGCGGGCCGGCCGGTCCGTGGAGCTGCGCCGACCCCGGCGCGGCGACAAACGCGGCCTGCTGGAGCTGGCCATGATCAACGCTGGCCAGCCCCGCGCGGCCCAGGACGACGACTCCGGCCCGGCCCTGGCGACCCTGGCCCGCAAGCTGAACCTGGCCGGCCCGCCGCGCCGCATGGAGTGCGTGGACATCTCGCACCTGGGCGGCCGGCTGACCGTGGCCAGCGTGGCCGCCTTCGAGGACGGCCGGCCGCGCAAGGCCGGCTACCGGCGCTACAAGCTACTGGGCCAGGAGGGCGCGCCCGACGACTACGCCTCCATGGCCCAGGCCCTGGAGCGCCGCCTGAGCGGCGACGACCCGCCGCCCGATCTGTTGATCGTCGACGGCGGCAAGGGCCAGTTGGCCGTGGCCGTGGACGTGCTGACCCGCTTGCGGCCGGCCCAGGCCCCCGCCCTGGCGGCCATCGCCAAGGGCCAGGCCCCCGGTGAGCCCGACCGCCTCTTCGCGCCGGGGCGCAAAAATCCCCTCAACCTGGCGGCCAGGGATCGGGCGCTGTTGCTGGTCATGCGCCTGCGCGACGAGGCCCATCGTTTCGCCGTGGAATATCACAAACTCTTGCGCTCCAAGGCCCTGAAAAGGTCCATACTGGATGAAATTCCCGGCGTGGGCCCCGGCCGCAAGAAAAAGCTGCTGACCGCCTTTGGCTCGCTGGCCGCGCTGAAAAGGGCCAGCGCCCGCGAGATGGTCGAACAGGCCGGCCTGGACCGGCCCACGGCCGGGCGGGTCGAGGCCTTTCTGGCCGCCCTTGACACCTTGGAGGGGCCCCAGTAG
- a CDS encoding carboxymuconolactone decarboxylase family protein, translated as MTRYEQGWRKLLEIDGQAGVAVTESLADIAPDLAKYVVEFAFGDIYQRPGLDLRSREIATIAALTALGTATPQLKVHIRGGLNVGLSRQEIVEVIMQMAVYAGFPAALNGLFAAKEVFAQGDEAGPSK; from the coding sequence ATGACGCGATACGAACAAGGGTGGCGCAAATTGCTGGAGATCGACGGCCAAGCCGGCGTCGCCGTCACCGAAAGCCTGGCCGACATCGCCCCGGACCTGGCCAAATACGTCGTCGAGTTCGCCTTTGGCGACATCTACCAGCGGCCGGGCCTGGATCTGCGCTCGCGGGAGATCGCCACCATCGCCGCCCTCACCGCCCTGGGCACGGCCACGCCCCAACTGAAGGTGCACATCCGCGGCGGGCTCAACGTGGGCCTGAGCCGCCAGGAGATCGTCGAGGTCATCATGCAGATGGCCGTCTACGCCGGCTTTCCGGCGGCCCTCAACGGCTTGTTCGCCGCCAAGGAAGTCTTCGCCCAGGGCGACGAGGCGGGGCCGAGCAAATAA